The following DNA comes from candidate division KSB1 bacterium.
CCATGACAATATGATATGGAGAAAGGACGATGAGACGGTTTGCACTTGTTGCAGCGCTCTTATTAGCCGCCTGTACACTGCAGCGGATCGACTGGCAAACCGGTACATTGCAAAGGGTCATCGATCTGGCGCAAAAGCGGCAGAAGCCGATTCTCGTCTATTTTTCCTCGCCGACCTGCACCGTCTGCCGCTTTTTGGAAAAGAGCGTTTTTCAGGATCGCCGAGCCGTCAAAATGATTCGCCGGCAATATGTGCCCTTTCGCGTCGTCAAAGGCGTGGGCGAGGGAGATCGCCTGATCGAGTTCTTTCAAATTTCCGCGTTTCCGACGCTGGTCGTAATGGGTGTCGATGCGCGCGAGCGCGATCGCATCATTGGTTTCAACGGCGAAAATGCCGCCCTCATCGAAACGCTTGCAGATTGGGCGGTCGATCGCCATACGCTGCTTTCCTATTTGCGCCGTTTCAGCGAGGATACGACCGACGTCGAATGGGCCTATCGCATTGCCGAGCGCTATCAAAAGCGCGGTCAGGACGAGTTGGCGGCGCATTTCTTTGCCCGCGTTCGCCGATTGGATCCGCAAAACCGGTCGGGATATAAGCCTGCCGCCGATTTCTATGCAGCGCTGTTTGACTTTCGCCGCCAAAGAACCGATTCTATACTGACCGCCGTTCTTCGTCAGGAAACCGACGCCGACCGCCTGCTGCTCGGATACCGCAGCCTGATCAGCGCCGAGGAAGGTCGGGCGCTTTCGGGCGATGCCGCGGCGGCCGATAGAGCAATTTCGCTTTATCAGGAGGCGCTGCACCGCCTTCCTGATTCCGTATTGTTGCTGAACGCCTGCGCCTGGTTTATTCATCAGATCAATTCACCGGAATACAGGGATTGGGGAATTCGTTTGGCGGAACGCGCCGCTTCGCTGGCACCGAACAGCGAGGAAATCTGGGACACATTGGCATGGTTATATCATGATGCCGGCCGTTATGAGGATGCCATTGCCGCGATGAAACGGGCGGCAAGGCTGAATCCCAAGGCCGAGTACTATAAACAAGCCCTGCAGCAAATGCAGAGAGCTGCGGGAAGGTGATGCCGAAAGGATGGAAAAAGAAACGTTGAGGAGATCAATATGGGAGATTATGATATCGGATTGATCGGCTTGGCCGTGATGGGCGAGAATTTGATTCTGAATATGGAGCGGAACGGCTTCAAAGTCGCCTGCTACAACCGCACCACCTCCAAAGTCGATGCCTTTATCAACGGCCGCGCCAAGGGCAAGAACATCAAAGGGTGTTATTCGGTCAAAGAGCTGGTCGACAGCCTTAAACGGCCGCGCAAAGTGATGCTGATGGTCAAGGCCGGGCAGGCGGTCGATGATTTCATCGAGCAACTCCTGCCGCATCTGGAGCCCGGAGACGTCATCATCGACGGCGGCAACACCCATTTTCCGGATACCATTCGCCGCACCGCTTATGTCGAGTCAAAGGGTCTGCTGTACATCGGCACCGGCGTCTCGGGCGGTGAGGAAGGCGCGCTGTGGGGGCCGTCGATCATGCCGGGCGGTTCGCCGGCTGCCTGGCCGCTGGTCAAGCCGATCTTTCAGGCCATTGCCGCCAAAGTGGAGAACAATGTTCCATGCTGCGACTGGGTCGGCGAAAACGGCGCCGGTCACTTTGTCAAAATGGTGCACAACGGCATCGAATACGGCGACATGCAGCTGATCAGTGAGACTTACCACCTGATGCGGGCCGTCGGCATGAGCAACGAAGAGATGCATCAGGTGTTTGCGCGCTGGAACGAGGGCAAGCTCGACAGCTATCTCATACAGATCACACGCGACATCCTGGCCTACAAGGACGAGGAGGGCAACTATACCCTTGACTTGATTCTCGACGCTGCGGGACAAAAAGGCACCGGCAAATGGACGGCCATCGAGGCGCTCAATCAGGGTCAGCCGCTGACTTTGATCGGCGAGGCGGTTTTTGCCCGCTGTCTCTCCGCTTTGAAAGAAGAGCGTATGGAAGCCGCCAAGCACCTCGCCGCCGGTGTTGCTACGTTTCAGGTCGATAAAAAGCAGTGGATCAACGACCTCGAGCAGGCGCTCTATGCTTCCAAGATCGTCAGCTATGCCCAGGGCTATCAGCTCATGCGCGCCGCCGCTCAAGAGTACGGTTGGAATCTCAATTATGGCGGCATTGCGCTCATGTGGCGCGGCGGCTGCATCATCCGATCGGTCTTTTTGGGCCGCATCAAAGAGGCGTTCGACCGCAATCCGCAGTTGGTCAATCTGTTGCTCGATCCTTTCTTTAAAGACGAAATCGCCGCGGCTCTGCCTTCCTGGCGGCGCGTCCTAAAAACTGCCGTTGATTTGGGCGTACCGGTTCCGGCAATCAGCTCGGCGTTGGCTTATTACGACGGCTATCGCTGCGAACGTCTGCCGGCCAACCTGATTCAGGCGCAGCGCGACTATTTCGGCGCGCACATGTACGAACGCATCGATCGACCGCGCGGCGAGTTTTTCCATACCAACTGGACCGGCCGCGGCGGTACGACGGCATCTACTGCTTATACGGTTTAAGGAAAAGGAACCAGTCTGTGGTCATCGGCACCGGTTCACCGGATACTCTTCTTGCGGAATCGCAGGTCGAAGAAATCTGCCGCCGAGCGTTCGACAATCAACGGCTCGACGGCAAGCGGCTGCTGTTCATCGTCCCCGATCATACGCGCAGCGCGCCGATGGATATGATCTTTCGGGTGATCTATCGCCTGCTGGCCGATCGGGCGGCGGCGTTGGACTTTCTCATCGCTTTAGGCACGCATCCGCCGATGAGCGAAGAGATGATCGCCCGCCGGTTCGGCATTACGCCGCAGCAGCGGCAAAGCGAGTTCTCCAAAGCCCGCTTCTTCAACCATCGTTGGGATGATCCGCAGCGGCTCGTCACTATCGGTATCTTGGATGAAGAAGAGGTGGAAATGCTCAGCGGCGGCCGCCTGCGTCAAAAGGTCACCGTGACGATCAATCGCCGAATTCTCGATTATGATCGTCTGATCATCGTCGGGCCGACCTTCCCGCACGAGGTCGTCGGCTTTTCCGGCGGCAACAAGTATCTGTTCCCCGGCATAGCCGGAGCCGAGATCATCGACATGTTCCATTGGCTCGGCGCTTTGATCACCAATATGGAGATCATCGGCGTCAAATACACGCCGGTGCGCGACGTCATCGACCGCGCCGCCTCCATGGTGCCGATCGAGCGGTACTGCATGAGTCTGGTCGTCAAGGACGACGGTTTGGCCGGACTCTTTCTCGGGCCGCCGGAAGAGGCCTGGGCGGCGGCCGCCGATTTGTCGGCAAAAGTGCACATTGTTTACAAAGACAAGCCGTTTCACCGCATTTTAGCCTGCGCACCGGCCATGTACGAAGACCTGTGGACCGGCGGCAAGTGCATGTACAAACTGGAACCGGTGGCGGCGGACGGCGCCGAGCTGATCATTTATGCACCTCACATTTCCGAAGTCTCGGTAACGCACGGTTTTTGGCTGGAACGCATCGGCTATCACGTGCGCGACTATTTTCTCAAGCAGATGAATCAGTTTGCCGACGTGCCCGGAGGCGTCATGGCGCATTCGACGCATGTGAAGGGGGCCGGGACGTTCGAAAACGGCATCGAAAAGCCGCGCATTCGCGTGGTTCTGGCCACGTCGATTCCACCGGATGTGTGCGATCGCATCAACTTGGAGTATCGTGACCCGCGCACCATCAGGGTGGATGAATGGATGAATCGTGAAGAAGAAGGCGTGCTTTATGTTCCTCATGCCGGTGAAAAACTGTATCGATTAAAAAGCGCAAAAGGTGAATCATTATCATAGGAGGCAAAGCGTTCATGGCAAGGTTCAAAAATGTTGTGGTGGCGCAGTCGGGCGGACCCTCGCCGGTGATCAACAACACGGTGCGGGGGATTATCGACACTTGCCGTATGTTTCCCGATCATTTCGATAAAATCTATGCCGCATGGCACGGCATTGAGGGCGTGCTCAAGGAAGAGCTGCTCGATCTCTCGGCGCAAAAGGATGAAGAGATTGCGCTATTGCGCACCACGCCGGCTGCGGGCGCCATCGGCACTTGCCGTTACAAAGTCAAATCCTCACAAACCGAAGATTTCCAGCGCATCATCGAAGTTTTTAAAGCGCACAAGATCGGCTATTTCATCTATATCGGCGGCAACGATTCGATGGATACCGCCAACAAGATCGCCAATCTGGCGCATCAAAGCGGCCTCGATCTGATCGTCGTCGGCGGCGCTAAAACGATAGACAACGACGTCGGCGATTCCGAGTTCAAGCTGGTGGATCACACGCCGGGCTACGGCTCTACTGCCCGTTACTGGGCGATGAACATTCAGAACGCCAACGAGGAGAACCTGGGCTCCAGCCCGTCGGATCCGGTACTGGTGATCCAGGTGATGGGGCGCAAAATCGGCTTTATACCGGCTGCGGCGCGGCTGGCCGATCCAAAGCGCGAAATGCCGCTACAGATCTATATGCCGGAGTCGGGCGTCACGCTCGAGGAGCTGGCGGATCACGTCAACGATGAGCTCAAGCGCAGCGGCCGCTGCATCGTGGTGGTGTCGGAGGGATTCGATGCCGGCGACGTCGGGGCTCGGCGCGACGCCTTTGGTCATATCGAATACGGCGCCAGCGAGTCCAGCGTGCAGCAGATTATCGTCAACTATTTGAACCAAGTTGGATTAAAGGCGCGCGGCAAGGCGCGCGGCCAGGTGGTCGGTACCGATCAGCGCAGCACTGCGGTTTACGCCTCGACCGTCGACCTCGAAGAGGCCTACAAAGTGGGGCAAAACTGCGTGGTGATTGCCGTTGAAAAAGGCTCCGGCTATATGTCCACGATCTTGCGCCGCCCGGGCATCATCTACAGCGTCGATTATGCGCATGTGCCGCTGGAGGCTGTGGCCAATTCTGAGCGCTGTTTTCCGAAAGAATGGATCGCCCCCAGCCGCATCGACGTGACCGACGATTTCGTGCGCTACGCCAAGCCGCTGATCGGCGACGACTGGGTGAGCGTGCCGGTCATCAACGGCATCCAACGGTTGGCGCGCTTTGAAAAGATCTTTGCGCCGCAGCTTTTGCCGCCCTATGTGCCGCAAGCGTATCGATAAGATGAGGCAAGGAAAGGAATCTGAACAATGGACCCCGCACAGGAGCTGAAAGAGCTGCAGCCGCGTTATGAGTTCCTCGTCGCCATCGATTCCGACGGCTGCGCCTTTGACACGATGGAGATCAAGCACAAAGAGTGCTTTATCCCTCAATTCATCAAGTATTTCGATCTTCAGCCGGTCGCCAAATACGCCCGCGAGGCGGCCGAGTTTACCAACTTGTATTCCAAATGGCGCGGCGCCAACCGCTTTATTTCCTATGTGCTGGCGCTCGATCTGCTCGAAGAGCGGCCGGAGGTAAAGGCGCGGCAAGCCGTTATCCCAAAAGTTCCAGGGCTGCGCGCCTGGATGGAGCGGGAGACAAAACTGGGCAATCCGGCGCTCAAGGCTGAGGTGGAACGGACCGGCGACCCCGATCTCAAGCGGGCGCTCGACTGGTCGATCGCTGTCAACGAGGCAGTCGCCGACATTGTCCGCAACGTGCCGCCCTTTCCGCTGGTGCGCGAAAGCCTGGAAAAGCTCTCGCAGTGGGCGGACATTATCGTCGTTTCGGCAACGCCGCATGAGGCGCTCGACCGCGAATGGGAGGAGCACGACCTGAAACGCTATGTCCGTTTCATCGGCGGGCAAGAGATCGGCTCCAAAAAGGAGATGATCGAGTTGGCGCTGAACGGCAAATATGATCCCCGGAAGGCGTTGATGATCGGCGATGCGCCCGGCGATCAAAAGGCCTCCAAAGCCAACGGGATTCTCTTTTTCCCGATCAATCCGGGCGCCGAGGAGAAATCGTGGGAGCGGTTTTACCGCGAGGCTTTGGAGCGATTCCATAAAAGCGAATTTGCCGGCGCCTATGAAGAAGCGCTGATCGCTGAATTCGAACGGCTGCTTCCCGATACGCCGCCGTGGAAGCGGTGAGTCGCTTCTTGGTCAAAAACGGTCGGCAGCCGATCGGACGCGCTCTTTTAAAAAGAAAACCCGAGACCAGTCATGAAAGCCCTGCTATTCCGCACCGCTGTTCTTAGCTTTTGTCTTGCAACCCTGCTTTCCGCCGCAGTGCTGGACGGCTATGACTCGATGGACGAGCTCCATCGGCGGTGCGAGGCCTTGGCGCGCGCTCATCCGCAGCTTGTCCGCGTCGATACGCTCGCGCGCACGCCGGGGGGACGTCCGGTGCTGCGGCTGCGGCTCGGAAGAGGCGACGATCTTCCGGCAATGCTTTTGATCGGCGGCGTGGAAGGGGACGATCTCGCTTCGCCGCAAGTGTGCCTCGGCTTTACGGAGCGCCTGCTGCGCTCAGACCGCATCGCCGTCTTGGAGAGCACTGCGGTTTTCGTCATTCCCTGTCTCAATGCCGATGCCGCCGCCCGCGCATATAACGCTACCCCGCTGCAGAACCGCTGCACGAACGACCGCCCGATTGACGATGACCGCGACGGCGAAACGGACGAAGACGGCTACGAGGATCTAAACGGCGACGGCCTGATCACCCTGATGCGCGTCGAGGGTGCGGGCGAGTGGTTGGAGGATCAAGAATGCCCGCCGCTGTTGCGCCGAGCCGATCCGGCCAAGGGGGAGGTCGGAAATTGGCGCCTTTACGGCGAAGGCTTTGATAACGACCGAGACGGCCGTTGGAACGAAGATCCGCCCGGCGGCGTCGACCTCAACCGCAACTTTTCCTATCGATACCGCTATTTCACTGAAGCGGCGGGTGATGATCCGCTCTCCGAACCCGAAAGCCGCGTATTGGCTGATTTCCTCATCGCTCACCCCAATATTTTTGCCGTTTTCAGTTTTTCTACCGCCGACAATCTGCTGCACCCTTGGCAAGGCAAGGCGGCGGAAAAAGGCAAACCGCTGCAGCAGCCTTTGCCCGAAGATGCGCCGATTTTCAGCCGCGTTGCCGAGCGGTTCAAACAGTCAGGCGTTTTGCCCTTATGGCCGGAACGGCAGCCGGAGCCGGGCAACCCGGCCGAATGGCTTTACTATCACCTGGGATTCTATTCCTTCTTTGCGCCGGTTTGGCTGCCGCCCGCGGATTCGAGCAGCAAGGCCGAGAGCCGGCAGGATCTGGAGCGCGGGTTCTTTGCCTGGTACCGCGCGCAGGGATTGACTGACCGCTTTGTCCCCTGGCAAAAAATCGCTCATCCCGATTTTCCCGATCGCGAGGTCCAGGTCGGCGGCTGGGTGCCGTTTGCCCGTAAGAATCCCCCTGTCGACAGCCTTAAATCCGTAACGGATCGCTATTTTCGCTTCTGGATGGAGCTATTGGAAAGCCGACCGCGG
Coding sequences within:
- a CDS encoding M14 family metallopeptidase, coding for MKALLFRTAVLSFCLATLLSAAVLDGYDSMDELHRRCEALARAHPQLVRVDTLARTPGGRPVLRLRLGRGDDLPAMLLIGGVEGDDLASPQVCLGFTERLLRSDRIAVLESTAVFVIPCLNADAAARAYNATPLQNRCTNDRPIDDDRDGETDEDGYEDLNGDGLITLMRVEGAGEWLEDQECPPLLRRADPAKGEVGNWRLYGEGFDNDRDGRWNEDPPGGVDLNRNFSYRYRYFTEAAGDDPLSEPESRVLADFLIAHPNIFAVFSFSTADNLLHPWQGKAAEKGKPLQQPLPEDAPIFSRVAERFKQSGVLPLWPERQPEPGNPAEWLYYHLGFYSFFAPVWLPPADSSSKAESRQDLERGFFAWYRAQGLTDRFVPWQKIAHPDFPDREVQVGGWVPFARKNPPVDSLKSVTDRYFRFWMELLESRPRLELALKAERMDAGLYRLTATLRNCGYLPTSSAVGDQIRRGPRLKIEIVSERIRLTAGKRFYLLEPLPAGGETEKSWMLTGKAGETVKVKAVIPAAGEATASATLP
- a CDS encoding tetratricopeptide repeat protein; this translates as MRRFALVAALLLAACTLQRIDWQTGTLQRVIDLAQKRQKPILVYFSSPTCTVCRFLEKSVFQDRRAVKMIRRQYVPFRVVKGVGEGDRLIEFFQISAFPTLVVMGVDARERDRIIGFNGENAALIETLADWAVDRHTLLSYLRRFSEDTTDVEWAYRIAERYQKRGQDELAAHFFARVRRLDPQNRSGYKPAADFYAALFDFRRQRTDSILTAVLRQETDADRLLLGYRSLISAEEGRALSGDAAAADRAISLYQEALHRLPDSVLLLNACAWFIHQINSPEYRDWGIRLAERAASLAPNSEEIWDTLAWLYHDAGRYEDAIAAMKRAARLNPKAEYYKQALQQMQRAAGR
- a CDS encoding diphosphate--fructose-6-phosphate 1-phosphotransferase, yielding MARFKNVVVAQSGGPSPVINNTVRGIIDTCRMFPDHFDKIYAAWHGIEGVLKEELLDLSAQKDEEIALLRTTPAAGAIGTCRYKVKSSQTEDFQRIIEVFKAHKIGYFIYIGGNDSMDTANKIANLAHQSGLDLIVVGGAKTIDNDVGDSEFKLVDHTPGYGSTARYWAMNIQNANEENLGSSPSDPVLVIQVMGRKIGFIPAAARLADPKREMPLQIYMPESGVTLEELADHVNDELKRSGRCIVVVSEGFDAGDVGARRDAFGHIEYGASESSVQQIIVNYLNQVGLKARGKARGQVVGTDQRSTAVYASTVDLEEAYKVGQNCVVIAVEKGSGYMSTILRRPGIIYSVDYAHVPLEAVANSERCFPKEWIAPSRIDVTDDFVRYAKPLIGDDWVSVPVINGIQRLARFEKIFAPQLLPPYVPQAYR
- a CDS encoding lactate racemase domain-containing protein; this encodes MVIGTGSPDTLLAESQVEEICRRAFDNQRLDGKRLLFIVPDHTRSAPMDMIFRVIYRLLADRAAALDFLIALGTHPPMSEEMIARRFGITPQQRQSEFSKARFFNHRWDDPQRLVTIGILDEEEVEMLSGGRLRQKVTVTINRRILDYDRLIIVGPTFPHEVVGFSGGNKYLFPGIAGAEIIDMFHWLGALITNMEIIGVKYTPVRDVIDRAASMVPIERYCMSLVVKDDGLAGLFLGPPEEAWAAAADLSAKVHIVYKDKPFHRILACAPAMYEDLWTGGKCMYKLEPVAADGAELIIYAPHISEVSVTHGFWLERIGYHVRDYFLKQMNQFADVPGGVMAHSTHVKGAGTFENGIEKPRIRVVLATSIPPDVCDRINLEYRDPRTIRVDEWMNREEEGVLYVPHAGEKLYRLKSAKGESLS
- the gnd gene encoding decarboxylating NADP(+)-dependent phosphogluconate dehydrogenase; the protein is MGDYDIGLIGLAVMGENLILNMERNGFKVACYNRTTSKVDAFINGRAKGKNIKGCYSVKELVDSLKRPRKVMLMVKAGQAVDDFIEQLLPHLEPGDVIIDGGNTHFPDTIRRTAYVESKGLLYIGTGVSGGEEGALWGPSIMPGGSPAAWPLVKPIFQAIAAKVENNVPCCDWVGENGAGHFVKMVHNGIEYGDMQLISETYHLMRAVGMSNEEMHQVFARWNEGKLDSYLIQITRDILAYKDEEGNYTLDLILDAAGQKGTGKWTAIEALNQGQPLTLIGEAVFARCLSALKEERMEAAKHLAAGVATFQVDKKQWINDLEQALYASKIVSYAQGYQLMRAAAQEYGWNLNYGGIALMWRGGCIIRSVFLGRIKEAFDRNPQLVNLLLDPFFKDEIAAALPSWRRVLKTAVDLGVPVPAISSALAYYDGYRCERLPANLIQAQRDYFGAHMYERIDRPRGEFFHTNWTGRGGTTASTAYTV
- a CDS encoding HAD family hydrolase; this translates as MDPAQELKELQPRYEFLVAIDSDGCAFDTMEIKHKECFIPQFIKYFDLQPVAKYAREAAEFTNLYSKWRGANRFISYVLALDLLEERPEVKARQAVIPKVPGLRAWMERETKLGNPALKAEVERTGDPDLKRALDWSIAVNEAVADIVRNVPPFPLVRESLEKLSQWADIIVVSATPHEALDREWEEHDLKRYVRFIGGQEIGSKKEMIELALNGKYDPRKALMIGDAPGDQKASKANGILFFPINPGAEEKSWERFYREALERFHKSEFAGAYEEALIAEFERLLPDTPPWKR